A stretch of the bacterium genome encodes the following:
- a CDS encoding polysaccharide deacetylase family protein, whose amino-acid sequence MFRIGNTYIPVLVYHNIGQYRDLYTITPVLFEQQMSFLYNYGFSPLIPADLIHYYIGTKPLPRKPILLTFDDGYRSFLTHALPILSKYGFYCLVFVVTQLIGKLDYFNNPSGKYQLLSKVELIEPSRLGIHFGSHSATHRPLTLLEKDELLTEIAYSKHSLEDIIGKPICFFAYPYGASNECIRKMVKAAGYRFAFTNRFTLNEPFEVGRILIGASDNSCRSRLKISPLYPFIKNILSVVK is encoded by the coding sequence ATGTTTAGGATAGGTAATACTTACATTCCTGTTTTGGTATACCATAATATAGGTCAGTATAGAGACTTATACACAATAACTCCGGTATTATTTGAGCAACAGATGTCATTTCTATATAACTATGGTTTTTCTCCATTAATCCCTGCAGATTTAATTCACTATTATATTGGAACAAAACCCCTTCCACGCAAACCTATCTTACTCACATTTGATGATGGTTACCGTAGTTTTTTAACCCATGCACTCCCAATCCTATCCAAATATGGGTTTTACTGTCTTGTTTTTGTTGTTACACAGCTGATAGGTAAACTGGATTATTTTAACAATCCTTCTGGTAAATATCAGCTTTTGAGTAAAGTCGAGCTTATCGAACCTTCCCGTCTTGGCATCCATTTTGGTAGCCACTCTGCTACCCATCGTCCTTTAACTCTATTAGAAAAAGACGAACTACTAACTGAAATAGCTTATTCTAAGCACTCATTAGAGGATATAATAGGCAAGCCTATCTGTTTCTTTGCATATCCTTATGGAGCTTCCAACGAGTGTATCCGCAAAATGGTAAAGGCGGCTGGCTACCGGTTTGCATTTACTAATCGTTTTACATTAAATGAGCCTTTTGAAGTAGGTCGAATTCTAATTGGTGCTTCAGATAATAGCTGTCGCTCTAGGCTGAAAATTTCACCCCTATATCCATTTATTAAGAATATTCTATCTGTAGTCAAGTGA
- a CDS encoding class I SAM-dependent methyltransferase, which translates to MNIINLGKLIGGREGYAYNWIPYGSVKVLDIGCGYGGLVSVLVKNGKFACGVDIELEFLKEAKKVNPKLPLILSTSSSLPFRDSIFDVVTALDVIELLSKDNLAHTIAEIVRVLKPHSLLIVSIPHKGLFYWLDPINLKYFTVKLLGKILRYAQNDGKRTIYNRHFTLREAVQIIGSKFSIESIHCGGLLIYPLSYFVIRLLDRLPFHFSSLHSLLFRLLKVDFSLKYGNLGYNLILLARKDA; encoded by the coding sequence GTGAATATTATAAATTTAGGTAAGCTAATAGGTGGTCGTGAAGGTTATGCATATAACTGGATACCTTATGGTTCTGTTAAAGTATTGGATATTGGCTGTGGCTATGGGGGGCTAGTTTCTGTATTAGTTAAAAATGGCAAATTTGCTTGTGGTGTAGATATAGAGCTTGAATTCTTAAAAGAAGCCAAAAAAGTAAATCCTAAATTACCTCTAATTTTGTCAACTTCCAGCTCATTGCCATTTAGGGATAGCATTTTTGATGTAGTTACAGCATTAGATGTGATAGAACTACTATCTAAAGACAACCTAGCTCATACGATAGCTGAGATTGTGCGTGTTTTAAAGCCACATAGTTTATTAATAGTTTCTATTCCTCACAAAGGTCTTTTTTACTGGCTTGACCCTATAAATCTTAAATATTTTACTGTTAAACTCTTGGGCAAGATTCTTCGCTACGCTCAGAATGACGGAAAGCGTACTATTTACAACAGACATTTCACATTGCGAGAAGCTGTTCAAATTATAGGGAGCAAATTTTCGATAGAAAGTATTCATTGTGGTGGTTTATTAATTTATCCATTAAGTTATTTTGTTATTAGACTGCTTGATAGACTACCGTTTCATTTTTCATCATTACATAGTTTGCTATTTAGACTTCTAAAGGTTGACTTTTCTCTTAAATATGGTAATTTAGGGTATAATCTTATTCTCTTAGCACGAAAAGATGCATAA
- a CDS encoding glycosyltransferase family 4 protein yields MHKILLVTLDFPPIVGGISTYLYSVIKALSHYEVIVVTPMTQGAFKFDREQDFKIYRTKKFYFRKLTLLFLYWKIILIAIKERIRVIYCGHILTGVPALLLKLFTNRAYIVVIYGIEVTDRKIGKLLNLVFNNATCIITVSNFIENYLVGIGVDSSKIIVIHPCVDTERFNPYINPVNLRRRHCLENEKVILTVSRLATSERYKGHDTVLKALPHILKEVPNLVYIIVGDGDDRKRLQDLATNLGLSNNILFTGFVSEEELPMYYALCNVFVMPSQEIKNKTGLKAEGFGIVYLEASVCGKPVIGGRSGGVSDALIDGVTGLLVNPFDEQEIAAAIIKLLTDKELADRIGEAGCERVLREFNIQVLANKLVDVLSS; encoded by the coding sequence ATGCATAAAATTTTACTTGTAACACTCGATTTTCCACCTATAGTGGGTGGTATATCCACATACCTTTATAGTGTTATTAAAGCATTATCACATTATGAGGTAATTGTAGTTACTCCTATGACACAAGGTGCCTTTAAATTTGATAGGGAACAGGACTTCAAAATCTATCGTACAAAAAAATTCTATTTTAGAAAATTAACTCTTCTTTTCCTATATTGGAAAATAATACTAATTGCTATTAAAGAACGAATAAGAGTCATCTATTGTGGCCATATCCTTACTGGTGTACCAGCTCTTTTACTTAAGCTGTTTACAAATAGGGCTTACATAGTAGTAATTTATGGCATAGAGGTAACGGACCGTAAAATTGGTAAGTTATTAAATTTAGTTTTCAATAATGCCACTTGTATCATTACTGTAAGTAATTTTATAGAGAACTATCTTGTAGGTATAGGAGTAGATTCCTCTAAAATTATCGTTATCCATCCATGTGTAGATACTGAGCGGTTTAATCCATACATTAACCCAGTTAATTTACGAAGGAGACACTGCCTTGAAAATGAAAAAGTTATCCTCACTGTCTCCCGCTTAGCTACAAGTGAGAGATACAAAGGTCATGATACAGTTCTAAAGGCATTACCACATATTTTGAAAGAAGTCCCGAATTTGGTATATATAATAGTAGGTGATGGTGATGACAGGAAAAGACTACAAGATTTGGCTACAAATTTAGGTCTTTCAAATAATATATTATTTACAGGATTTGTCTCAGAAGAGGAACTTCCAATGTACTATGCACTTTGCAATGTATTTGTAATGCCGTCCCAAGAGATAAAGAATAAAACTGGTCTAAAGGCAGAAGGCTTTGGCATCGTCTACCTTGAAGCCAGTGTTTGTGGCAAGCCTGTAATTGGGGGTAGATCTGGTGGTGTCTCTGATGCGCTAATTGATGGGGTTACGGGGCTGCTCGTCAATCCATTTGATGAGCAAGAAATAGCGGCTGCTATAATTAAATTACTTACTGATAAAGAGCTTGCAGATAGGATAGGTGAGGCTGGCTGTGAAAGAGTACTACGTGAGTTTAACATTCAAGTATTGGCAAATAAATTAGTAGATGTTCTTTCTTCATGA
- a CDS encoding class I SAM-dependent methyltransferase produces MMGSILPSIFRSVFAHPDNIRLVTQGPIIKDYLTCVGEVTPPLHWVIDVGCGTGRYTEWLTKKSDFVVGMDINWSGLERVKAKNIPVSLVQSVAEALPFKNLSFDFVLCTEVLEHIENDKLALKEMFRILMPGTSLLLSVPCPPPPYPDSAHKRAGYTKVDIISLLRELGFEPLTTHFCMFTISRLLLKFSTQFMRIFKFPPPVLPLVRLEKFLREDKGYKPFNLVILAKKNTLDCKT; encoded by the coding sequence ATGATGGGCTCAATTCTACCATCAATTTTTAGGTCTGTCTTTGCCCATCCTGATAACATAAGACTTGTTACGCAAGGTCCTATTATAAAGGACTATTTAACCTGTGTAGGCGAGGTAACCCCGCCCCTACATTGGGTCATAGATGTTGGGTGTGGGACTGGCCGGTATACTGAGTGGCTTACAAAAAAGTCAGATTTTGTTGTTGGTATGGATATAAACTGGAGTGGACTTGAGAGAGTGAAAGCAAAGAATATTCCTGTTAGCCTTGTTCAATCTGTAGCAGAAGCCCTTCCTTTTAAAAATTTGTCATTTGATTTTGTGCTGTGTACAGAGGTCCTTGAGCATATAGAAAATGATAAGTTAGCACTAAAGGAGATGTTTAGAATTCTAATGCCAGGTACAAGCTTACTTCTCAGTGTTCCCTGTCCTCCTCCTCCTTATCCTGATTCCGCTCATAAAAGGGCTGGCTATACAAAAGTTGATATTATCTCACTCCTAAGAGAATTGGGGTTTGAGCCACTTACTACTCATTTTTGTATGTTTACTATTTCAAGATTATTACTTAAGTTTTCAACTCAATTTATGCGAATTTTCAAATTTCCGCCCCCAGTCCTGCCTTTGGTAAGATTAGAAAAATTTCTGCGAGAAGATAAAGGTTATAAGCCTTTTAACTTGGTAATATTGGCAAAGAAAAATACTTTAGATTGTAAAACATAG
- a CDS encoding phospholipid carrier-dependent glycosyltransferase codes for MYLLTAQGRLGCIDPGVRYAVTKSIVERRTFSIDPTHLLGALLGKDGRTYSFYFIGQSLVFIPPYLLARTFSDKIPVPLREQFKQSVCSFVNVFFMAASCILLLLLLVELGYEWKAATPTTLIYAFATICFPHAQSVMDPAQVIFFTILMLHSLVLYSKYRQRKWGFISGIAFGIALLTRLEVLLIIPGILIWSTLELQKLEKHEGIKWFRNGIVTFIMGVVPFIVIILWYNFVRFGSVFETGYQKVLAQQCGISINLFSSHLVFNLYRMLLNPRESFFLFSPILILFPFLIRSFIQRKKSIGVLCLVVIGCWLYFYSVQQGYRTSAEIEWGQRYLVAITPFMVLPLVELFSIWERLRRVFKVFISLLIALSVSIQLIGVSVSPMRFHLQYVIAEETNELQNLVSPIRRQWQNLWTVSRSMKIGKPWSLVLDSDVVAIEEGWTNAETIQKARSLNVVNFWWIHLYYTRLFPLKIIVTIVVFLVLIGLISCSLLVKILFSKEKLKKS; via the coding sequence GTGTATCTCTTAACTGCACAGGGAAGACTTGGATGTATAGACCCCGGTGTTAGATATGCAGTTACAAAAAGCATTGTTGAACGTAGAACTTTTAGTATAGACCCAACTCATCTGCTTGGAGCTCTTCTGGGTAAAGATGGACGTACATACTCGTTTTATTTCATTGGTCAATCGCTTGTTTTTATACCTCCATATCTTTTAGCAAGGACTTTTTCAGATAAAATTCCTGTCCCATTACGTGAACAATTTAAGCAATCTGTATGCAGTTTTGTTAATGTATTTTTTATGGCAGCGAGTTGTATTCTTTTACTACTTTTATTAGTTGAGCTCGGATACGAATGGAAAGCAGCAACACCGACTACTCTTATCTACGCCTTTGCTACAATATGTTTTCCTCATGCACAGAGTGTTATGGATCCTGCCCAAGTTATATTTTTTACTATATTGATGTTGCATTCTCTTGTACTCTACTCAAAGTATAGGCAAAGGAAATGGGGCTTCATTTCTGGGATAGCATTTGGCATTGCATTATTGACACGATTAGAAGTATTGTTGATAATACCAGGTATTCTGATTTGGTCAACATTGGAGTTGCAAAAGTTAGAAAAGCACGAAGGAATAAAATGGTTTAGAAATGGTATAGTCACTTTTATTATGGGCGTGGTTCCTTTTATAGTAATTATTCTATGGTATAACTTTGTAAGATTTGGTTCAGTATTTGAAACTGGTTACCAGAAAGTACTTGCACAACAATGTGGAATTAGTATCAATTTATTTTCTTCTCATTTAGTATTTAATCTATATCGTATGCTTTTAAATCCCAGAGAAAGCTTCTTCCTATTCTCTCCAATACTTATTTTATTTCCTTTTTTAATAAGGTCATTTATACAAAGAAAAAAATCAATAGGAGTATTGTGCTTGGTAGTTATTGGGTGCTGGTTATACTTTTATTCGGTACAACAGGGCTATAGAACTTCTGCTGAAATTGAGTGGGGCCAGAGATATTTAGTAGCTATAACACCGTTTATGGTATTACCTTTGGTAGAGTTGTTTTCAATATGGGAACGATTAAGGAGAGTTTTCAAAGTATTCATCTCTTTACTGATTGCTCTCTCTGTTTCTATTCAACTCATAGGTGTCTCAGTATCTCCTATGAGGTTTCATCTACAATATGTGATTGCAGAAGAAACAAATGAACTTCAGAATTTGGTCTCTCCTATAAGAAGGCAATGGCAAAATTTATGGACAGTATCAAGGTCAATGAAGATAGGTAAGCCATGGTCGCTTGTGCTTGACTCTGATGTTGTTGCTATCGAAGAAGGCTGGACAAATGCTGAGACAATTCAGAAGGCACGCTCATTAAATGTCGTTAATTTTTGGTGGATTCACCTCTACTATACAAGATTGTTTCCTTTAAAAATAATAGTTACAATTGTAGTCTTCCTTGTTCTAATTGGGCTAATCTCATGTAGTCTGCTCGTTAAAATATTATTTTCTAAGGAAAAATTAAAGAAAAGTTAA
- a CDS encoding helicase C-terminal domain-containing protein, with protein MVNVDTIFGKSGLISSVITDYEYRPEQIEMATKIKYVLENGRNLICEAGTGVGKSLAYLVPSVLWITHPDNENVPKRVIVSTYTKTLQNQLLTHDIPIVQSALSGLGIKFSAAPAFGSDNYLCLRRWRKLADKGSLFENKEIERIAAWEAITKTGLRSELDKDGIVSIFSDVARDPDLCAGKKCKFRSRCYYERARRNLFKSDVIVTNHWLFFANIAAGKRVLPPYQAVIFDEAQNLEEVAVQYFGLHLSNYSIRFFLNSLKRGIGNKDLNKMIDEIQDINDDFFRKILNIIGAENVVRVNEKLPVRNSLSPYFNSLSLLLKDLRKNAKDEADAEELVGYLSKCKSIDTGLSFFLNHADTNSVYWLERSSTPEPSVTEIRRHRRFPFVSLNTAPIVVAPWLEKYVFSSQLSGEPKIPIILTSATLSVDNRFEFIKDRLGFQGDELLLASSFNYMENAILYIPKKGPDPRDENKYKEFIVSELSKILPITHGRALVLFTSFKLMDTVYERLQYDKEIIGQGFPDPFHVGTGSLANLKVCPTLRALKESATIKEGHGQALSLLKQGDASRDELLDRLRHKPSVLLGVSSFWQGIDVPGEALSSVIITRLPFEVPDSPITEARIEWIKENGGNPFLDYQLPSAVMTLKQGFGRLVRKRTDYGVVVILDTRIIKMPYGKKFLNSLPKCKLTHKLSEVKEFFNNRR; from the coding sequence GTGGTTAATGTAGATACTATTTTTGGTAAAAGTGGACTAATCTCATCTGTCATTACTGATTACGAGTATAGACCTGAGCAGATTGAGATGGCAACCAAAATAAAATATGTTTTAGAAAATGGTAGAAACCTCATCTGTGAAGCTGGTACAGGTGTAGGCAAGTCGTTAGCTTACTTAGTACCAAGTGTCCTATGGATTACTCATCCTGATAATGAAAATGTCCCCAAAAGGGTAATAGTCTCAACTTACACAAAGACGCTCCAGAATCAACTATTGACTCACGATATCCCAATTGTTCAATCCGCCTTATCCGGATTGGGAATTAAATTTAGTGCAGCTCCCGCTTTTGGGTCTGATAATTACCTTTGCCTAAGGAGATGGCGTAAACTTGCGGATAAGGGGTCATTATTTGAAAATAAAGAGATTGAGCGCATTGCTGCTTGGGAGGCAATTACAAAAACTGGGTTACGCTCAGAGCTTGATAAGGATGGAATAGTCTCAATATTTAGTGATGTAGCACGTGACCCTGATTTATGTGCAGGTAAGAAATGCAAGTTTAGGTCTCGTTGTTATTATGAACGAGCGAGGCGTAATCTTTTTAAGAGTGATGTTATTGTCACAAACCACTGGCTATTTTTTGCTAATATTGCGGCAGGCAAGAGAGTCTTACCTCCTTATCAAGCTGTAATATTTGATGAAGCACAGAATCTTGAAGAAGTGGCAGTCCAATATTTTGGGCTACATCTGTCTAATTACAGCATTAGATTCTTCCTTAACTCACTGAAGAGAGGGATAGGAAATAAAGATTTGAATAAGATGATAGATGAAATACAAGATATAAATGACGATTTCTTTAGGAAAATATTAAATATTATTGGAGCTGAAAATGTAGTCCGTGTAAATGAAAAATTGCCAGTCCGTAATTCACTCTCACCTTATTTTAATAGTCTTTCTCTTTTACTCAAAGACTTAAGAAAAAATGCCAAAGATGAAGCTGATGCAGAAGAGCTTGTTGGCTACCTTTCAAAATGTAAATCCATTGATACTGGGCTTTCATTTTTCCTTAACCATGCTGATACTAATTCAGTTTACTGGTTGGAGCGTAGCAGTACTCCTGAGCCCTCGGTAACAGAAATAAGGAGGCATCGTCGTTTTCCATTTGTTTCCCTCAACACAGCCCCAATAGTTGTTGCACCATGGCTTGAGAAGTATGTATTTTCCTCTCAATTATCAGGGGAGCCTAAAATCCCAATAATTCTGACCTCAGCAACCTTGTCTGTTGATAATAGATTTGAATTTATTAAGGATAGGCTTGGCTTTCAAGGTGATGAATTATTATTAGCTTCATCCTTTAACTACATGGAGAATGCAATTCTATATATTCCCAAAAAAGGGCCTGACCCAAGAGATGAGAATAAATATAAGGAATTCATCGTCTCTGAGCTCTCAAAGATTCTACCCATAACTCATGGTAGGGCATTAGTTCTGTTCACAAGCTTTAAGCTGATGGATACGGTATACGAACGGCTACAATATGATAAAGAAATTATAGGGCAAGGCTTTCCCGATCCGTTCCATGTCGGGACGGGTAGCCTTGCAAACCTAAAGGTTTGCCCTACCCTTCGGGCCCTAAAGGAATCGGCTACAATCAAGGAGGGACATGGACAAGCCCTGTCCCTCCTGAAACAAGGTGATGCTTCACGTGACGAGTTACTTGATAGATTAAGGCATAAGCCTTCTGTATTATTAGGAGTATCAAGCTTTTGGCAGGGCATAGATGTTCCTGGTGAAGCTCTATCGTCTGTCATAATAACAAGACTTCCATTTGAGGTCCCTGATTCCCCAATAACAGAAGCTCGTATAGAGTGGATAAAAGAGAATGGTGGCAATCCATTTCTTGATTATCAGCTACCCTCTGCTGTGATGACCTTAAAGCAAGGTTTTGGCAGATTGGTAAGGAAACGCACAGATTATGGAGTTGTTGTCATATTAGACACAAGAATAATAAAGATGCCTTACGGTAAGAAATTCCTAAACTCACTCCCCAAGTGTAAGCTAACACACAAGCTTAGTGAGGTTAAGGAATTCTTTAATAATCGTAGATAA